CAATACGACCAGAAATCACAAAAAGCCAATTGGTTGGCTCCAGATATCGCCTTCGGGTTGGCATACCGTTATATCGTTCCGGGAGAATCAATTCTCGATGTCGGTATCGGCACGGGGCTGTCGTCCGTTCTGTTTCACAAGGCCGGGCTCCGGGTGATCGGGATGGACTTTTCGGGCGAGATGCTTGCGATTTGCCGGGAGAAGGGTTTTGCTGCCAACCTAGTGGAACATGATGTTTCGATTGCTCCGTATCCGGTGAGCGATAGTTCTATCAACCATGCCGTCTGCACGGGAGTCACACACCTGTTCAGCGAGTTGGATGTGATTTTTTCAGAAATTGGTCGAATCATGAAAGAAGGGGGGATCTTCTCCTTCGTTGTCGCGCACCAGGAAGAGGGTGGCTCGGGAAAGCCGTTCATCAAAGGACACAGTGGACATCCTGGCAAGGTCGCATTTCATCAGCACTCGTCTTCTTCTCTGGCCAAATTGTACGAGCGTTTCGGCTTTGAGCTGGTTACTTCCCTGCGTTTCGTTTCCGCGTCCATAGGTAAACGTGAAATGACGTACAGAGCCTGCGTCGTGCGAAAGCAATAAGCCCTCAGTCAGCAGACATAAAAAAGACCTCCCGGAATATCCAGGAGGTCTTTACTTTAGCTGTTATGAGCAGTTGGCTATCGGGGTTCGAAACAAGCCAGGTACGTATGTTCAAGGGTCAGAACCGAGTGCTTCATGAATCCGCAGGGGGCGGTCAGGGCTTCAACGTCTTTCGGTGAAAGACGTGAATGGAGAGGGGGACCGAAGTTCGCCTCCACTTTTCTGCACTCAAGCACTGCTAGCAACCCGTTCGGGCGCAATATTCGTTTGATTTCAGAAAACATGGTTTTGGCCCGATCGCGCACACTTTTTATGTGCAGCACGGTGCCCAGCATGACGACATCGGCACTGTGTGTCTCCAGCGGAAGGCCGGATGTTATGTCGCAAATGTGAGCCGTTATGTCAGCCGCTCCTTTTTCACGGGAATTTGCGTTCAGCCATTCGACTGAATGCTGTGCGGTGTCCAGTGCGATGACACGCCCCTTTTCTCCCAACAGCCGCGCGGCATAGAGGGAATATTCTCCAGCACCGCACCCGGCATCGACGAAGGTTGTTCCTTCCTCCAAGGCCAGATGGGTGAAAATTGCCTTTGGGTCCTGTACCCAGAAGCTGGTGGGGCCATATCCTTTGCGTCTTGAGTTGTCATCCCGACAACGTTGATGATTCGGAATGCTCATAGTTTTATCCTTTTTTATGTTTTTTTGATGAAGACGAGATGCATGCGTCGCAGAGTCCGTAGAGGTACGCGGTGTGTCCATGTAGTTCGAATTCATGGATTTTAGCCAGTTCCTCAAACAGCCAGTCCACGGCAACTGTCGGTGCTTCGAAGGTCTGTCCGCACCGTTTGCAGACCATGTGCAGATGCTGTTCTTCCTCATTCCGTTGTTCATACCGGCTCTGCCCGTCTCCGAATTCGAGTTTGCGCACGATATCGGCTTCGAGCAGGACCTTCAGCGTGCGGTATATGGTTGCCATGCCCAACGAGTCGCCCCGGCGTCGAATCTCTTTATGGATTTCTTCTGGGGACGGGTGTCCGGCCATGTCCAGAAAGACCTTCAGGATGACCTTGCGTTGACGGGTTAGCTTGAATCCCTTTTTTTGCAATGTCTGCATTATTTCCATTTTGGAATTGTCCTTCCGTGTATGGGGGGGCATTTCGTGCTGTGTGCTGTGCATAAAGTCCTCCTCGTGGTGGATGAGACGAGGCTTCAAATATAAAAGAGGAACGATTCCACTTTTGTTTCGACCACCTTGTTCTTGTTGCCGTCAAAAGTTAGCGGTAGCAGAGGCAGGGAATTGTCACCGTTACGCCGCTTGTGCAGGATGTCGAGGGAGATGCCCGTGTTTTCGTACATTGGTGTGACCGAGATAATGCCGCGTGTCTCAGACAGATTCCCAAAGGGTTTCGCACTGCGGTAGCGGCCGAAGGCTCCCGCATAAAAGCCGAGTATGTCGTCGGCCTTGGTCATGAGTTGTTCCAGATCCGGTTCGAAGTGGCTGTGGTCGCCAAGGATTGCGGCAATGGCGCGGATTGTGTTTTTGAATTCATCCAGCAGCCGTTTTTTTGTTGCTTGTCGTCCGTTATCTTCAGGAGCGAAGTCGTGCCAGAAAGTCCACATGATTTCAGTGAAAGGAGCATAGACTACACGGTTTCCACCTTCTTCGAGGGCCTTGAACGTGTCGTTGTTCAACACGTCGTTGTATAACGTCATCGGTTCACCGAGTGCGAAGACCGTTTTCCCTCCGTTCTCTTCCTGAATCCATGTGTGAATGTGATGGGCTACGGATTCGAGAAATTCCTGATTCAATGTGTTGCTTTCAAGCATGTTTTCCATGGTTTTCTGGAGAGCCTCTCTTCTGTGCCTGGGAGCGAGCAGGATGAGATCTCCGGCCAACAGGCACAGGAAGAGCGTCCTTGCATTATTCTCATTCAAGTTGAGGAGGTCTTCCATATAGGGAGAGATGATTCCGACATGTTCCAGTCCGCATTCGTCCAACTTGGTGCGAATGAACCGTGAATACTGCCCGTCAACCTCGGCTCCTTCGGATTGCGGGAGTACTATGGTGACTTTTTCTTTGGAACCGTTTGAGTCATTCAGGGTTTTGAGGATGTCACCCAGCAACACGGTCAGTGAATAGTATTCGTTGGTAATGGTGTGATTTCTGCCGAGATCTATCGAAGCTGCCGTTGTCTGGTTTGTCTGGATTGCGTTAAATCCTGCTGCTTCCAGAGCTTTGCAAGCCAGACTGGAGTATGGGTATATATGAGGTATGATGAGTTTTTCCTGTGTGGGAAGGATGTGGCTGGTGTTGATATTCACCGGCTCTTCCGAAGGAAGATCGGTGTATGTATCAAGGGGGCCTGCGTCCAGAACGGGGCGTTTGTCCAAGCTGTTCACGAACGCCTCTACCCGGGTGATGATTCCGACTCCGGAGGAGTGTTCATCCACCTCAACGGTCAGGTATAGCTTGTTTCCCATAATCTCCTTGAAGAAGTGAGACGTCACGGTGTCCGGTCCGCAGCCATGGTGCGTGAGGAACACAGCATAGAGGTTCGGGTGAATGGAAACCAGTTTTGCCGCTTCGAGAATGTGTTGGCCGAAGGGCCAGTACATGTTCGGATGATCCTGGAAGATATCTACCTCGGGCATGTCGTAAAACGGCAAGGTATTATATCCCATGGTGGCAAGTTTGTCGGCTATGCCAAGGTTGAGAACCGGGTCAGCCACGCCATAAATTTTGGAGATGAGCACAAATGTTTTGCGGTCGGGGTCGAGGTTGGCGATGGTTTCTTTGCCGCGTTGTTCCAGCTTGTCCTCAAACGCCTTGAACGATGCCATGGCCTTTTGCATGGCCCTCCCTGTTTCCTGCTCTGTCTTTCCAAGCCTGCGGCCCATGTTCACGAACACGTTGCGCATGAAGTCCGGTCCTTGATTGAAGGCAATGGTCGGTGCCAGAAGTTCGATTTTTCTGTCTTCAAGGTCCATGGCTTTGTTGATAATCTTGAAGGCCAGTTGCATGTATGCGCAACCAAAGTCCTGACGGGAGAGAGAACCTGGATGAAAGACGGTGTAAAGGTCGGGAAAGAACAGGTAGTCAACGCCCTTTGCGACCAGTTCAGCCGCGTGTCCGTTGATGAGCTTGACGGGATAGCACGTCTCGTCCAGAGAGTGCTCCTGAGATAACCGTATCGTTTTTTCGGACGTGGGTTCAGAGAGCAGGACATTGAGTCCCAACTCACGGAAGAAAGGGTAGAACATCGGGAACATGCCATAAGTGAAAAGGGCTCGGGGGATACCAACAGTTTTTTTGTCCGGGTCCATGACGTCATCATATCCCTCAAAAATGAATTCCTGAACTTTTCTGTTGAAGTCTGATCCGGCGACAGTGTCCGAAATCGCTTCCGCGTGAACTTCTTTCGGAATGTCCGGAGTGAATCCCTTGAAGTTCGTGACGGCGGCATCTGTCTCTTCCATTTCCATACGGGCCAGGATGGCGGCACCGTAAGCTCCTGTGACACTAAAGAATGGGGGGACGATTATATCCTTGCCTGTCACTGCGCGAAACGCATTGACGACCCCCTGATTATGCGCCACGCCGCCTTGTAGGAATATTTTCCGGCCTACATGTTTTTGTCCGACCACGCGGTTCATATAATTTTTGACGATGGAATAGCAGAGGCCGGCCGCCAGATCCTTGATGTTTTCACCATTTGCAAGGTGTGCGGCAATGCTGGTTTCCATGAAGACGGTGCAGCGTTCGCCGAGGCTGACAGGAGCTGTTCCCGAAAGGGCGATGGGGCCGATCTCTTCCAATTGCACCCCCAGCTTTTTGGACTGTTCCTCAATAAAGGAGCCGGTTCCGGCGGCGCATATCTTGTTCATTTGAAAGTCTGAGACAACGCCGTTTTCGAGTGCAATGAACTTTGAGTCCTGGCCGCCGATTTCAAAGATCGTGTCCACAGATGGGTCGATTGACACTGCGGCCCTGGCCTGGGCGGTGATTTCGTCGCGAACCACGTCGGCTCCAACCATGCGACCAATCATATATCTGCCGGACCCTGTTGTGGCGGCACCTGCTACTCTGATTCTGTCGCCGAATTCCTCATGCAGTTCCAAAAGACCCGCGCGTACTGCCCGAACCGGGTCTCCAGCCGTTCTCAGGTATCGGTAACCGAGGATATTGTCGTGATCGTCGATAAGGACCAGATTGGTGCTTGTTGACCCTACATCAATGCCCAGCCAGCAGTTTGCCGGAGTCGATTTCGGAAGACTACGGGGTATATGTTTGGCTTTGCCGTCATCCGTGCCGAGGCCCGCCAATTCTTTGAGGTGCAGGTCTTCTTGCAAGTGGATATTCAGTGCTGGTGCATCAGTCAAAGCCTCAGTTGTCTCATCGAGATTGATGGACAATCTTTCCTGCACGGCCAGTATGGCCGCACCAATAGCTCCGGCAAGACTTGAGTTTTTATGGACGCGTAATTCCTTTGGGCTGACCTTGAGCTCTGATGTCATGGCCTCCGTGATCGCGCTGTTGCGGCAGACTCCACCGACGAAGAGTATGGGCGTGTTCTTGGGGAGTCGACGCATGACCGAGCTTTTATAGTTTTTGACGACGGCGTGTGCCAGTCCTGCCAATATGTCATTAACCGAGACACCTTCCTGTTGGTGGTGAATGATGTCGGTTTTGGCAAAGACACTGCATCGTCCGGCAATGCGGGGAATGAAGGTCGCCTTGGCTGCGTGCTCGGAATAATCTTCAATCTCCATGCCCAGCCGTGAAACCTGTTCTTCGAGAAACGACCCGGTGCCTGACGAGCAGTTGGAGGTCATGGAGACTTCCACCCGAGTTTTGTCTTCCGGCGTAAAACCGGTGATGAATTTCGCCGTTTGGCCGCCCATTTCAATGATGGAAAGGCATTCGTTGTCGAGAAGCAGGCTGCCTTCAACAACAGATGCCACTTCGTTGACTGGATGGATCTTTCCTGAAGCGGCGAGGAATGTGCTACCGCTTCCTGTGACAGCTCCATAGTGTA
The genomic region above belongs to uncultured Pseudodesulfovibrio sp. and contains:
- a CDS encoding class I SAM-dependent methyltransferase; its protein translation is MKIRKAFTGDHVRQYDQKSQKANWLAPDIAFGLAYRYIVPGESILDVGIGTGLSSVLFHKAGLRVIGMDFSGEMLAICREKGFAANLVEHDVSIAPYPVSDSSINHAVCTGVTHLFSELDVIFSEIGRIMKEGGIFSFVVAHQEEGGSGKPFIKGHSGHPGKVAFHQHSSSSLAKLYERFGFELVTSLRFVSASIGKREMTYRACVVRKQ
- a CDS encoding class I SAM-dependent methyltransferase; its protein translation is MSIPNHQRCRDDNSRRKGYGPTSFWVQDPKAIFTHLALEEGTTFVDAGCGAGEYSLYAARLLGEKGRVIALDTAQHSVEWLNANSREKGAADITAHICDITSGLPLETHSADVVMLGTVLHIKSVRDRAKTMFSEIKRILRPNGLLAVLECRKVEANFGPPLHSRLSPKDVEALTAPCGFMKHSVLTLEHTYLACFEPR
- a CDS encoding Fur family transcriptional regulator; this translates as MHSTQHEMPPHTRKDNSKMEIMQTLQKKGFKLTRQRKVILKVFLDMAGHPSPEEIHKEIRRRGDSLGMATIYRTLKVLLEADIVRKLEFGDGQSRYEQRNEEEQHLHMVCKRCGQTFEAPTVAVDWLFEELAKIHEFELHGHTAYLYGLCDACISSSSKKHKKG
- a CDS encoding acyl-CoA dehydratase activase, which gives rise to MHSLGIDIGYSAVKIAIIDSSNTVIHTKYALHRGEVSKTLKQMLEQALEQFDTDQIHYGAVTGSGSTFLAASGKIHPVNEVASVVEGSLLLDNECLSIIEMGGQTAKFITGFTPEDKTRVEVSMTSNCSSGTGSFLEEQVSRLGMEIEDYSEHAAKATFIPRIAGRCSVFAKTDIIHHQQEGVSVNDILAGLAHAVVKNYKSSVMRRLPKNTPILFVGGVCRNSAITEAMTSELKVSPKELRVHKNSSLAGAIGAAILAVQERLSINLDETTEALTDAPALNIHLQEDLHLKELAGLGTDDGKAKHIPRSLPKSTPANCWLGIDVGSTSTNLVLIDDHDNILGYRYLRTAGDPVRAVRAGLLELHEEFGDRIRVAGAATTGSGRYMIGRMVGADVVRDEITAQARAAVSIDPSVDTIFEIGGQDSKFIALENGVVSDFQMNKICAAGTGSFIEEQSKKLGVQLEEIGPIALSGTAPVSLGERCTVFMETSIAAHLANGENIKDLAAGLCYSIVKNYMNRVVGQKHVGRKIFLQGGVAHNQGVVNAFRAVTGKDIIVPPFFSVTGAYGAAILARMEMEETDAAVTNFKGFTPDIPKEVHAEAISDTVAGSDFNRKVQEFIFEGYDDVMDPDKKTVGIPRALFTYGMFPMFYPFFRELGLNVLLSEPTSEKTIRLSQEHSLDETCYPVKLINGHAAELVAKGVDYLFFPDLYTVFHPGSLSRQDFGCAYMQLAFKIINKAMDLEDRKIELLAPTIAFNQGPDFMRNVFVNMGRRLGKTEQETGRAMQKAMASFKAFEDKLEQRGKETIANLDPDRKTFVLISKIYGVADPVLNLGIADKLATMGYNTLPFYDMPEVDIFQDHPNMYWPFGQHILEAAKLVSIHPNLYAVFLTHHGCGPDTVTSHFFKEIMGNKLYLTVEVDEHSSGVGIITRVEAFVNSLDKRPVLDAGPLDTYTDLPSEEPVNINTSHILPTQEKLIIPHIYPYSSLACKALEAAGFNAIQTNQTTAASIDLGRNHTITNEYYSLTVLLGDILKTLNDSNGSKEKVTIVLPQSEGAEVDGQYSRFIRTKLDECGLEHVGIISPYMEDLLNLNENNARTLFLCLLAGDLILLAPRHRREALQKTMENMLESNTLNQEFLESVAHHIHTWIQEENGGKTVFALGEPMTLYNDVLNNDTFKALEEGGNRVVYAPFTEIMWTFWHDFAPEDNGRQATKKRLLDEFKNTIRAIAAILGDHSHFEPDLEQLMTKADDILGFYAGAFGRYRSAKPFGNLSETRGIISVTPMYENTGISLDILHKRRNGDNSLPLLPLTFDGNKNKVVETKVESFLFYI